A region of the Streptococcus suis genome:
GCTTAACCATCAACATCAAGGAATCAACAGATGCCATGGTGGCTGCAGTCAATGCAAATGGGCTTGCTATGTCTGATTTTAATAAGGGAAATGCTAAAGCCCGCATGCGCATGATTGCCCAATACGCTATCGCTGGGGAACGCAAGGGGGCGGTTATCGGCACCGACCATGCAGCTGAAAATATCACTGGTTTCTTTACCAAGCACGGCGACGGCGGTGCAGATATTCTCCCCCTCTTCCGCCTCAACAAACGCCAAGGAAAACAGCTTCTAGCTGAACTGGGGGCAGATGAAAAACTCTACCTCAAAGTTCCTACTGCAGACTTGGAAGAAGACAAACCTGGCCTTGCTGACGAAGTCGCACTCGGTGTTACCTATAACCAAATTGACGACTATCTAGAAGGCAAAACCATCGCCCCTCAAGCCCAAACCATTATCGAAGGATGGTGGAACAAAACAGCCCATAAACGCCACCTGCCAATCACGATTTTTGATGACTTTTGGAAATAATAGTCAATGAAAATTAACCCCTGACGATAAGCAACCGTCAGGGGATTTCTTTTATCTACTCTCCAAATAATCCGCAATAGCCGCCACATCTTTGTCTCCTCGACCGGAAACATTGATAATAATGATTTTATCTTTATCTAGTTGTGGTGCTAATCGAATAGCTTCTGCAATCGCATGAGAAGATTCAATGGCTGGAAGAATTCCTTCTGTACGACTTAAGGTCAGAAGGGCATTAACAGCCTCATCATCTGTTGCTGCGACATAATTAACACGACCAGTTTCCTTATAGTGAGCATGCTCTGGACCGACACCTGGATAGTCCAAACCAGCTGAGATCGAATAGACAGGTGCTACTCCACCATTTTCATCAAAGAGGGAGATTGTCTTCATCCCGTCAACAACACCAACTGTTCCCTTAGTCATAGTCGCTGCATGTAGCTCTGTATCAACACCTTTACCAGCAGCTTCTACACCGATAAGCTTGACTGACTCATCTGGTAAATATTGAGAAAATGCACCGATGGCATTGGAACCACCACCCACACAGGCAATAACGTAGTCTGGCAAGCAACCTTCTTTTTCTAAAATCTGACGACGAGATTCTAGACTAATAATCTTTTGAAACTCATGTACAATCGTCGGATAGGGATGAGGACCGACTGCCGATCCCAAAACATAGAAGGCATCTAAATCTGCCATCCATGCACCGAATGCCGCATCAACTGCCTCTTTCAAGGTTTGAGTTCCATCCGTTACAGCATGGACACGCGCCCCCATCATCTCCATTCGGAAAACATTAAGGCGTTGGCGTTTGACATCTTCTGCCCCCATATAGACATCACATCCCAAACCAAATCGTGCCGCAACAGCAGCAGTCGCAACCCCATGTTGACCAGCACCAGTTTCTGCAATCACTCGAGTTTTCCCCATTCTTTTTGCCAACAGAATTTGCCCCAGCACATTGTTTAACTTATGAGAGCCTAAGTGATTCAAATCTTCCCGTTTGAGATAGATTTTCGCTCCACCAAGCTCCTTGCTCAATGATTCCGCAAAATATAATGGCGTTTCACGACCAGCATAATCTTTCAGATAAGCTTGGTATTCCGCCAAAAATTCTGAATCATTGCGGTACTGTTCAAATGTCTCCTCCAACTGATCCAACAAAACCTGAATTTGCTCTGGTACAAAACTACCACCAAACTGTCCAAAATAACCTTTTTCTGTCATATAATTCCCTCTTTCAACATTCGCTACAAGAGACCAATAAGGTCAAGAGTTTAATCCTTCTTTACTTATCCTTAATTGCTACGCCATCGTTTCATATTGCTTACCTCGTAATGTCTTAAAAGACAATGGAAAAGCCCCCGCATACTGAAAAACAGTATGCGAGGGCGTCAATGACACGGTGCCACCTCACTTATGGACTCGACTAGAAAAGTCCATAACTTTTTCTCCTCTAACAAGGAGGCGCACGATAAGGGGTGCGGACCGAATTCTCATTGTTTCGAATTCACTTACCCAAACGTAAACCAGAAAATGATATTGAAAATATTTCCTACATTTGGTATCAGTCCATTTCATAAACTTCTAGCATCTATTCACACCACCCATAGACTCTCTAAAGCTAAACCATTTACTACTTCTTCTGATTACATAGAATTATACGTCATAATTTAGAAAAGGTCAAGTGTTTTTTTGAAATTTTCTAAAAAATTTGAAAATTCACTCAATAATCGCAAACCTGATTATCTGATTCTCTTCACAGTCTAAACTATAAACTTGATGATCCATTTTTTAATATGGATAAATAGTAGGTAAGCCAAAACACCACCAAGTGTATTTGTCCAGAGGTCATCCACTTCAAATACCCGCCCCGCATCAATCAGTAGGTCTAGTAATAACTGGGTAGACTCAATAAACAGGCTCATGCAAAAACTATAACGAATCACCGCTCGAAGGCTCCGCCATTCTTCCCTAAGAAACAAAAGAAGAAAAATCAGAGGGAAAAGTAGAAAAATATTAGTGATGTTTTGCAAGAAAATCCATCCTAGGTCCGCCAAACTATCTACCTTGTCCCCGTTGACGATGCTGTTGAAAGGAGTTGGTAAAAGATAGAGCCGCCCAATTTGAATAATTCCCGGGGTCGAGAAATCCTTATACTGTGGGTACCAAGTCTGAGGTAGAAAACAAAGTAAAACAATAGCCAGAGCATAGGCTCCAGCTAAGGTCTTACAAATCTGTCTTCCTAGCTTGGTCAAGTTTCCATCTGCTTGGAAGAATTTTCTCATGCTCGAATACCTGCCTTTGCTTTTGCGGCTGCAATACGAGCACGTGCCTTTTCACGGTCTTTTTTGAGCGTATTGGAGCGCAACTGACCACATGCCGCATCAATATCGGTACCATGTTCCTGACGAACGACACAGTTAACACCATTTTTCTTCAAAACATCAAAGAAAGCAAGAGTACGTTCCTTGGTTGAACGACTGTACTGGTCATGTTCACTAACTGGGTTATAAGGAATCAAGTTGATATAAGACAATTTACGGATGTTCTTGGTCAAATCAGCTAATTCCTGTGCCTGTTCCACTCCATCGTTGACCTCATTGAGCATAATATACTCAAAAGTCACACGGCGGTTGGTCACCTTGATATAGTCTTCGATTGCCTCGAACAAGACCTCGATTGGATAACGGCGGTTGATCCGCATAATGCTCGAACGAAGGTCATTATTTGGCGCATGTAGAGATACTGCCAAGTTTACTTGGACACCTTCACGTGCAAATTCACGAATTTTCGGTGCTAAACCTGACGTAGAAACAGTGATGTGACGGGCACCAATTGCCAAGCCCTTGTCGTCATTAACCACTCGCAAGAAGGTCATAACATTATCGTAGTTATCAAGCGGCTCACCAATCCCCATCACAACGATATGGCTAACACGCTCATTCTGATTGCGCTCATCCAAGTACTTTTGTACCAACATAATCTGAGCCACAATCTCACCGCTAGTCAAGTCACGTTGCTTAGGAATCAATCCAGATGCACAGAATGTACAGCCGATATTACAGCCAACTTGTGTCGTTACACAGACTGAAAGGCCATAGTGCTGGTGCATGAGAACTGTCTCAATCAACATGCCATCTGGCAGTTCAAAAAGGTATTTGATAGTACCGTCCTTAGACTCCTGTACAATCCGTTGTTTGAGCGGATTAACTACAAAATGTTCTTCCAACTTTTCAATCAAAGATTTTGGCAAGTTGGTCATTTCCGCAAAAGATTGGACACGAGAACGGTAGAGCCATTCCCAAATTTGAGTGGCACGGAACTTCTTCTCTCCGTTTTCTAAAATCCAATCAACCAGATTGGCTTGACTAAATGCATAAATTGATGGTTTCATATTTCTCCCTATTTCTGGCGGATAACAAAGTTACGCTTCACTTCATTCATCTCACGCTTGCTCTGCTTACGCTCACGTTTTTGAGAACGCTCTGTTTGACTCGCCTTAACACCAGCATTCTTCATAGTAAAATGACGCTGTTCCGACTGTTTATTTTGCTGCTTCCCTTTTTTCTGACGGTCATTGCGATTACTTTTGTTTTCTTTTGACGCAATAGGCTCCGTCCGCTGCTGATTTCTGTTCCGATTGCGAGAACGACTCCGCTTCCGCCGCGGTCTATCCTCCTCCTCAGCAGGCAAGTCTTGTGGATTCGGATTGGCTAAGACGAAATAAGCACAACCAAAATTACAATACTCCGTCAAATAGTCGTCCAAGCGGCTGATTTTTAAGTCTGATTTAACATTTTTATCGTCTGTATAGAATCCCCTTAATCTCAGCTGCTCATTGCCCCAATCTCCCACGATATAATCAAACTTGAGCATGAGTTGTGAAAAACGTTGACCAAAAATCGTCTGGTCAAAAGCATTCTTGTAATCTTCCAAAAGGTCCAATTCAATATTTTCAGATACAACCTTATCTCCGACACGAGCAAAACTCGGACCAGGGTATTTATTATAGTTATACATTTCAGGTGAAATTTCTTTTTTCATTTGTCCTCCTATCTTATAAAATCTTCATACGTAAAAATCATTTGATTAATAATCTATCTGGTCAGAATCTAAATTCTCACACTTAACCTTATCATTATAACACGATTTATCTGGAAATTCTCCTACTTTTCCATTTAGGAGAAATTTCTGACAATTATAATATTATTCTCTAGCAAAAAAGGACGATTTACTCGCCCTTCGTTTTCTTCAAATAATCAATAGCCTCTTGAACAGTTTTCACAGGAACTACCTCAATATCCAATCCTGCTTTCTCCGCAGCTTCTTTAGCTTCCTCATAGTTGGTTTTAGCCTTTGGATCTTCCTTCAAAACTTCCACATCAACTGGATTATTTGGTACGAAAAAGATACTTGCACCTGACTTAGCTGCCGAAATAACCTTCTTATCAGCCCCACCAATGTCACCTACTTTTCCATCCTGCTCGATAGTCCCCGTACCAGCAATAATTCGACCATCACGTAAGTCAGGCTCTGCGAGTTGAGTATAGATGGCAAGTGTAAACATCAGACCAGCACTTGGACCACCAATATCTCCCGTTTGGAAATCAATCGGAACCGAACTTTGAACCTCTGTATGATCTACGAGAGTGATGCCTATCCCGTTTTTGCCATTAGACA
Encoded here:
- a CDS encoding ammonia-dependent NAD(+) synthetase, with translation MTLQETIIKELGVKPSIDPKEEIRRSIDFLKDYLKKHPFLKTYVLGISGGQDSTLAGRLAQLTMEEMRTETGDDSYQFIAIRLPYGVQADESDAQAALAFIQPDVSLTINIKESTDAMVAAVNANGLAMSDFNKGNAKARMRMIAQYAIAGERKGAVIGTDHAAENITGFFTKHGDGGADILPLFRLNKRQGKQLLAELGADEKLYLKVPTADLEEDKPGLADEVALGVTYNQIDDYLEGKTIAPQAQTIIEGWWNKTAHKRHLPITIFDDFWK
- the trpB gene encoding tryptophan synthase subunit beta, whose amino-acid sequence is MTEKGYFGQFGGSFVPEQIQVLLDQLEETFEQYRNDSEFLAEYQAYLKDYAGRETPLYFAESLSKELGGAKIYLKREDLNHLGSHKLNNVLGQILLAKRMGKTRVIAETGAGQHGVATAAVAARFGLGCDVYMGAEDVKRQRLNVFRMEMMGARVHAVTDGTQTLKEAVDAAFGAWMADLDAFYVLGSAVGPHPYPTIVHEFQKIISLESRRQILEKEGCLPDYVIACVGGGSNAIGAFSQYLPDESVKLIGVEAAGKGVDTELHAATMTKGTVGVVDGMKTISLFDENGGVAPVYSISAGLDYPGVGPEHAHYKETGRVNYVAATDDEAVNALLTLSRTEGILPAIESSHAIAEAIRLAPQLDKDKIIIINVSGRGDKDVAAIADYLESR
- a CDS encoding VanZ family protein, coding for MRKFFQADGNLTKLGRQICKTLAGAYALAIVLLCFLPQTWYPQYKDFSTPGIIQIGRLYLLPTPFNSIVNGDKVDSLADLGWIFLQNITNIFLLFPLIFLLLFLREEWRSLRAVIRYSFCMSLFIESTQLLLDLLIDAGRVFEVDDLWTNTLGGVLAYLLFIHIKKWIIKFIV
- a CDS encoding 23S rRNA (adenine(2503)-C(2))-methyltransferase RlmN translates to MKPSIYAFSQANLVDWILENGEKKFRATQIWEWLYRSRVQSFAEMTNLPKSLIEKLEEHFVVNPLKQRIVQESKDGTIKYLFELPDGMLIETVLMHQHYGLSVCVTTQVGCNIGCTFCASGLIPKQRDLTSGEIVAQIMLVQKYLDERNQNERVSHIVVMGIGEPLDNYDNVMTFLRVVNDDKGLAIGARHITVSTSGLAPKIREFAREGVQVNLAVSLHAPNNDLRSSIMRINRRYPIEVLFEAIEDYIKVTNRRVTFEYIMLNEVNDGVEQAQELADLTKNIRKLSYINLIPYNPVSEHDQYSRSTKERTLAFFDVLKKNGVNCVVRQEHGTDIDAACGQLRSNTLKKDREKARARIAAAKAKAGIRA
- a CDS encoding DUF1027 domain-containing protein, yielding MKKEISPEMYNYNKYPGPSFARVGDKVVSENIELDLLEDYKNAFDQTIFGQRFSQLMLKFDYIVGDWGNEQLRLRGFYTDDKNVKSDLKISRLDDYLTEYCNFGCAYFVLANPNPQDLPAEEEDRPRRKRSRSRNRNRNQQRTEPIASKENKSNRNDRQKKGKQQNKQSEQRHFTMKNAGVKASQTERSQKRERKQSKREMNEVKRNFVIRQK